From the Armatimonadota bacterium genome, the window CCCGATACGTGTCGCGGCTCAAAGAGAAATACTATAAGGAAGTGGTACCCCAGCTGATGCAACAGTTCGGGTATAAGTCCATCATGCAGGTACCACGCCTGGTCAAAATAGTCATCAACATGGGCGTGGGACAGGGCGAGCAGGACCCGAAGCAGCTGGATGGGGCGGTGCGCGACCTCGCGGCTATCTCCGGGCAAAAACCGGTGGTTACCCGCGCGCGCAAGTCCATCTCCAACTTCCGTATTCGACAGGGGCATCGCATCGGTGCGAAGGTAACCCTGCGTGGCGACCGGATGTACGACTTTCTGGATAAGCTGATGAACATCGTGTTGCCGCGCGTGCGCGACTTCCAGGGTGTCTCACCCAACTCGTTCGATGGGCGCGGGAACTTTTCGATGGGGATGCGCGAGCAGCTGGTGTTTCCCGAAATCGTCTACGATCAGGTAGACCGTATTCGGGGCATGGACATCTGTATCGTGACTACCGCGCGTACCGACGAGGAAGCCCGTGCGCTGCTAAAGGCACTGGGTATGCCGTTCCGACAGCGATGACCTGTGCTAAACTGTTCATGGTGAAGCCGTAATTGGGGGAACTGAAGACAGGAGGGCGTTTCGGTGAAACAGGTTGGCATCAAGGCGATACGCAACGTGGCTTTCGTAGGGCATGGAGGCTCCGGCAAAACCAGCCTCACGGAGGCGTTGCTGTTCATCACCGGCGGCATCGACCGCATGGGCAAGGTGGAAGACGGTAATACTGTGTCGGATTTCGATGCAGATGAAGTCAAGCGCAAAATCAGCATCAACGCCTCCGTGGTGCCCGTCGAGTGGAAGGAGCATAAAATAAACATTATCGACGCCCCTGGCTACCTGGACTTTGTTGGGGATATGGTGGGTGCGCTGCATGTAGCGGACGCTGCCGTGCTGGTGACCCCGGCACAAAGCGCTCCGGAAGTGGGCTTCGACATCGCGCTGGAGTATATCGAGAAACGCGGCATCGCCCGTGCGGTGTTCATCAGCAAGATGGACCGCGAGAACGCCGACTACGAGGCGCGTTTGAAAGAACTGCGTGAGCGGTTTGGCTCGCGGGTGGTTCCGGTTATCGTGCCAATTGGCGCCGAGGCAGCATTTGAAGGCGTTATCGACCTGATCTCGATGCGGGCAGTGCGTGGTGTGGGCGCCAAAGCCACCGAGTCAGAGATACCCGCCTCCCTGCAAGAGCAGGTGAACGGGTATCACGAGTGGCTGGAGGAATCGGCAGCGGAGGGCGACGATGAACTCACGCTCAAGTACCTGGAGGGCGAGCCCCTGAGCACCGAAGAGGTGCGTCGTGGACTGAAGGAGGGAATCGCCAGCGGGAAGCTGATACCCGTGTTGTGCGGCTCTGCTAGCAACCTGAACGGCTTGACTGCCTTCCTGGACTTCATCGTCGGCGAGTTCCCCTCGCCGGCAGACATGCCGCCTGTCAAGGGCACCAATCCACAAACCGGACAGGAGGAGACGCGCAAGCCGGACGACAACGAGCCGCTGGCAGCGTTTGTGTTCAAGACAATGGCGGACCCGTACGTGGGCAAGCTCACCTACTTCCGCGTGATCTCGGGTGTGTTGCGCTCCGACAGCCATGTGTGGAACGCCAACAAAGAGCGCGATGAGCGTGTGGGGCAGATTTTCTTCGTGCGAGGTAAACAGCAAGAGCCGACACCTGCGGTGCACGCAGGCGACATTGGCGCGATTGCTAAGCTGCAGGAAACCAGCACTGGCGACACACTGACCGACCGCGCCAAGCCCATTATCCTGCCGGGCATCGAGTTTCCTGCGCCAGTGTATAGTGTGGCGATTCGCGCTAAGAGCAAAGCGGACGAGGACCGTTTGGGCCCCGCCCTGAACCGCCTGGCGGAAGAGGACCCGACCTTCCGCTACTACCGCGACCCCGAAACGGGACAAACGGTGATTTCAGGCATGGGTGAATCGCATCTGGACGTCGTTATCGAGCGGATGAAGCGCAAGTTCGGCACGGAAGTGAACGTTGAGGAACTGCGCATTCCCTATCGCGAGACCATTCGCAGCAAGGCGCAGGCACAAGGCAAGCACAAAAAACAGACCGGCGGTCGCGGACAGTACGGCGACTGCTGGATTGAGATAGAACCCTATCCCGATGGCGAGTTCCTGTTTGAGGACCGCATTGTGGGCGGCGTGATCCCGAAGCAGTATATCCCTGCAGTGGAAAAAGGCGTGCGCGACGCGATGCGCCGAGGCGTGCTGGCTGGCTATCCGGTTGTCAACGTCAAGTGCGCCGTGTACGATGGTTCGTACCATACGGTAGACTCGTCGGACCAGGCGTTCCAGATAGCAGGTAGCCTCGCGTTCCAGAACGCCGCCGCCAAAGCGAACATGGTGTTGCTGGAGCCGGTGCTGAAGGTGGAGATTATTGTGCCGGAAGAGTTTCTGGGCGACGTCATTAGCGACCTGAACGGCAAGCGCGGGCGCGTGATGGGCACTGAGAGCGCAGGCCCCGGCAAGCAGAAAATCACCGCGCTGGTGCCGCAGGCGGAGATGGTGCGCTACGCGATTGACCTGCGTTCCATCACGCGCGGGCGTGGGCGATTCTCCACCGAGTTCTCGCACTACGACGAGGTGCCGGCGCACATCGCCCAGCAGATTATCGAACGCGCCAAGAAAGAGCGTGCCGAGGCGGAGAAATAGATGACCGTCTGTAGCCGCAACCTTCAGGTTGCGCAGTTATCAGGAGGGAGTGACCTGTGGCAAAAGAGTGTTTGAAAGTGAAAGCGCGGCGCCCGCAGAAGTTCAAGGTGCGTGAGTACCACCGTTGCAGCATCTGCGGTCGCCCCCGCGGATATATTCGCAAATTCGGTTTGTGCCGAATCTGCTTCCGCGAGATGGCACATCGCGGGCTACTGCCCGGTGTCAAAAAAGCATCGTGGTAACGGGGATGGATACCTTCGCCGTGCCTGACAGGCGCGCAGCGAACCGTCCATCACACCAGGAAGAAGGAGGAAAAAATCATGCCTGTCAACGACCCGATTGCGGATATGTTGACACGCATCCGCAATGCCAACATGGCACTCCACGAGACAGTGGAGATGGATGCGTCCAAAATCAAAGTGGAAATTTGCCGAATCCTCAAGGAAGAAGGCTACATCAAGGACTACGAGGTCATTGAGGCAAAGCCTCAAAACCGCTTGCGCATTACTTTGAAGTACGGTGCGAAACAGGGCAGGACGCGCGAACGCGCGATTACCAACCTGCGCCGGATAAGCAAGCCGGGGCTGCGGGTGTATCGCAAGGCAAAGGACCTGAAGCCTGTCTATTTCGGCTTCGGTACGGCAATTGTCAGCACTTCGCGCGGTATCATGACCGACAAACAGGCTCGCCGACTGGGCTTGGGAGGCGAAGTGCTGGCGGAAGTGTGGTAAAATAGAGTTCGCACCGGGGAAAAGGAGTGTTGTCGTATGTCACGTATAGGCAAAAAACCGATACCCATCCCGCAGGGAGTAGATGTGCAGTGGGAGCCTGGACGTATCACGGTGTCCGGTCCGCTGGGTACGTTGACCAAGACGATACCCACCGAGATGACCGTGCGCCGTGAGGACGGCTTCTTGCTGGTAGAGCGCCCCAGCGATGAGCGCAATCACCGCGCCCTGCACGGCTTGACCCGCACGCTGATCGCCAATATGATAGAAGGCGTTTCGAAGGGCTACGAGCGCGTGCTGGAGGTGGTAGGCGTGGGCTACCGCGCCCAGGTGGATGGCGGCAAGCTCTCACTCAGCGTGGGATACGCACAGCCGAAGGTGCTGGAGCCTCTGCCCGGCATTAAATTCGAAGTGGGGCAAGACGTGAACACCCGTATGCCCCTGATCACGGTCAAGGGCATCGACAAAGAGGTGGTAGGGCAGCAGGCAGCGCTCATTCGGCGCGTGCGCCCGCCAGAGCCTTACAAGGGTATGGGCATCCGATATCGTGGTGAACAGATACGCCGCAAAGCCGGAAAGGCTGGTAAAGGTGGTAAAGGCGGCGGAAAAGGTAAGGGGAAGTAAGCCATGATACAACATAAGAACGTTGCGCCCCGCCAGCGGGGCAGACTACTACGCCATGCGCGAGTACGCAAGAAGATACGCGGCACGGCGGAACGCCCACGTTTGGTGGTGTTCCGTAGTTTGAAATACATCTACGCGCAGGTGATAGACGACGAGAAGGGACACACGATCGCCGCCGCCTCGTCGCTGGAACCTGCTTTGCGCAACTCGCTGCCCAAAACCGATAACATCGAAGCCGCCAGAGCGGTTGGCCGGCTGATTGCAGAACGCGCTATCGACGCGGGGGTGCGGCACGTGGTCTTTGATCGCGGCGGCTACAAGTATCACGGGCGCGTCAAAGCGCTGGCAGATGCGGCACGAGAAGGGGGACTGGAGTTCTAACTATGGCACGAATAGACGCAGATACACTCAACTTGCAGGAGCGCGTTATCCGCACGAACCGCGTGCAAAAGACGCACAAGGGCGGTCGTACAATGAGCTGGAACGCGCTGGTGGTGGTCGGCGATGGTCATGGACACGTCGGCGCGGGGCTGGGGAAGGCTCGTGCTATTCCCGACGCCATCCGCAAAGGCGTGGAAGACGCCAAAAAGCGACTGATCGAAGTGCCCATTGTGGGCACATCTATCCCGCATCAGGTGGTCACCTCTTTTGGTGCGTCTACCGTCATCCTCAAACCTGCCGCTCCCGGTACGGGAGTGGTAGCGGGTACATCGATGCGCGCTATTCTGGAAGCCGCTGGCGTCAAAGACGTGCTGGGCAAGTGCCTGGGCTCCAGAAACCCCATTAATGTCGCCTGGGCAACTATCAAAGCGCTGCAGATGCTCAAACGGGTGGAACACGTGGCGCAGATGCGTGGCAAACAGCCGGAGCAGATAGTGCCCTGGATGCGAAAATACCTGGAAGGCAAGGAGGAGGGAACCACTGATGGCTCTTAAAATCACCCTCGTCCGCAGCCCGATCGGCTATAGCAAGAGGCAAAAGCGCACAGTGGAGGCGCTGGGGCTACGTCGTCTCCACCAGAGCGTCATACAACCCGATAACCCTGCTATTCGTGGTATGGTGCGTAAGGTAAGTCATCTGGTTACGGTGGAAGAAGTGACTGAAAACGCGGTCACAGAGGAGGCTGCGAATGTTTCTGCATGAGCTCAAACCTAATCCCGGCTCCACCCATCGGCGCAAGCGGGTAGGACGCGGAATCGGTTCGGGACACGGCAAAACCGCCGGTCGCGGCACCAAAGGACAGAAGGCACGCGACCAGGTACCCTTGACCTTCGAAGGCGGACAGACGCCCCTGCACCGCCGCCTGCCTCGCCTGAAGGGGTTCAAAAACCCCACCCACAAGGAGTACACGATAATTAACGTGGCTCTGCTGGAAGAGCGGTTCGAGGCTGGTGAAGTGGTGACACCTGAACTGTTGCTGGAGCGTCGAATCATCAAGAAGATCGAGAAAGACGGATTGAAAGTGCTCGGTGAGGGCGAGTTGACCAAAGCGCTCACCGTGCGTGCCCATAAATTCAGCAAATCTGCCGAGCAGAAGATTGTGGCTGCGGGAGGCAGTGTGGAGGCGATATAGCCATGCTTGAAACCCTGATAGCAGCGTGGAAGTTACCCGACTTGCGCCAGCGCATCCTGTTTGTATTCGGTGCGTTCGCCGTGTACACGGTGGGGTTGCATATCCCTGTGCCCGGCATCGACCATGCGGCGATGGAGCGTCTGTTTGCGCAGGGAGGCGTGTTCGGGTTGGTGGATGTGTTCTCCGGCGGCGCGCTGCGCAAGTTCACCATCTTCGCGATGGGCATCGTGCCGTACATCAACGCCTCGATCATCATGCAGCTGCTAGTGGCGGCTATCCCGCAGTGGAAGGAGCTGCAGAAGGAAGGCGAGACGGGGCGTAAGGAGATCGCCAAACGTACTCGCTACCTGACCGTGGCGTTGGCTTTCCTGCAGTCGCTGGGGATTAGCATCACGCTGGTACGCTCACAGATTCTCACTGCAAACTGGTGGCAGCTGATAGTCACCGCAACGGTGCTGACGGCAGGGACCATGTTCCTGTTGTGGTTGGGCGAGCAGATTACCGACAAGGGCGTGGGCAACGGCGTATCGCTCATCATCTTTGCCAGCATTACCGCCAGCCTGCCATGGCAGATGTCTAAGGTGTGGGAATCGGTATCGCTGCTTCAGGCATGGACGAGCCTCATCCTGCTGACGGTAGTATTTCTGGGCACTATCGTGGGTATCGTGTATGTCACACAGGCTCAGCGGAAGATCCCCATTCAGCACGCGCGGCGCATTGTCGGCATGCGGCAAGTTGGTGGACACAGCTCTTTCCTGCCTCTCAAAATCGCGATGGCAGGCGTCATCCCCATCATCTTCGCCATCTCGCTGATGCTGCTGCCGATGACAATCGTAACAGCTATCCCTGCGGTGGCGCACGCTGGCCCGGGGGATGGTTTTCCCTACTATGTCCGCATGGCGGCACAATGGCTGGCTCCGGGAGACAATGTCTTCGCGCTGCTGATGTACGGGATTGTGATTGTGATTTTCACTTACTTCTATACCGCCGTGCAGTTTGACGTGAACGATATAGCAGATAACCTGAAGAAGTACGGCAGTTACATCCCGGGCATTCGTCCGGGCAAGCCGACGGCGGACTATCTGGACAAAGTGGTATCGCGTATTACCTTCGCGGGAGCGCTGTTCCTAGCAGCGGTAGCGATTATCCAGTACATTACCCCGTGGATTACAGGAGTGTCGCTGGGCACGTTTTCGCTGGTGGGCGGTACCTCTCTGCTCATCGTGGTGGGGGTAGCGTTGGAAACCATGCAAAGCATCGAGGCGCAGATGTTGATGCGCAACTACGAAGGCTTTTTGCGCGAATAGTGTTTATCCCTGCAAGATGATGGGTGTGCTGCAGGGAAAGGAACCGGGTAACCTGACAACCGATAGGAGCAAGAAACGACCGATGATATGGATACTTCTGGGTGCCCCGGGCGCCGGTAAGGGCACGCAGGCGAAACGTCTGCAGGGGGATTTGGGTTTTGTGCAGATAAGCACAGGTGAGTTGCTGCGAGAAGCCATGAAGGCGGGAACCGAACTGGGTAAGAACGTGGAAGGTTACATCCGGCGCGGTGAGCTGGTTCCCGATAACCTCGTGGCAGAGGTATTGCAAGAGAGATTAGCGCAAGGCGACACCGGCAACGGTGTGATACTAGATGGCTTTCCGCGCACGGTGCGGCAGGCACAGATGCTGGAGGAGATACTGGCAAGACACCACTGGCGGCTATGCGGTGTGCTGTATCTGGACGCGTCGGAAGAGGTTGTGTTGCATCGTCTGGGCGGCAGGCGAACCTGCCCGCAGTGCGGGGCAAATTACCATGTTGTCACTATGCCACCAAAGGTGGACGGTCGTTGCGACCGCTGTGGAGCGGAACTGGTATTACGTCCTGACGACGCGCTCGATGCCATTCACAAGCGTCTCGAGGTGTACCGCGAGCAGACCGAACCGCTGGTGGCTTTTTATAGCCAGCGAGGCATGCTGGAGCGAATAGACGCCGGCGGCGATGCAGAGGAAGTGTACCGAGCGGTGAAAACTGCCATCTCCCGCCGCTGGCAACAGTGTTTGGCAAACGGATGATTATCATTAAGAGCCCGGCAGAGATAGAAAAGATACGCGCAGCAGGCAGGGTACTGGCACGTATCCTGCGCACGTTGAGCGAGTCGATAACCCCCGGGGTCACGACGACGGCGGATTTGGATGCGCTGGCAGCCATTTTGGTGAAAGAGGCGGGGGGACGTGCTGCGTTCAAAGGGTATATGGGTTATCCTGCCCATATCTGCACCTCGGTGAATCATCAGGTGGTGCATGGGTTGCCATCCAACCGGGTGCTGATGTCTGGCGACATCCTGAGTATCGATATGGGCGTGGAACTGAATGGCTACTACGCTGACGCCGCGATTACTGTGCCCATCGGCGAGATAACGCCGGAAGCACAGCGCCTGCTGGACATCACGCGCCAGGCGCTATATGTGGGTATCGACCAGGCGCAGGTCGGCAAACGTATCGGCGATATCGCCTCCGCCATCCAGAAGTTTGTGGAAAAGCACGGCTATTCGGTGGTGCGGGAACTGGTAGGGCACGGTGTGGGCAGGAAGATACATGAAGACCCAGCTGTGCCCAATTACGGCAAACCGGGCAGTGGACCGGTGCTACGGGAAGGGATGACGCTGGCGATTGAGCCCATGGTCAATCAGGGCAAACCGCAGGTGGAGTGCCTTTCGGACAAGTGGACAATAGTGACAGAGGACGGCAAGCTCTCTGCTCACTTTGAGCATACCGTCGCCATCACCCGTAAGGGTCCGTTAATCCTTACGGTAGAGTGAACACACACCCTTTGGAACGGGTGGGGACAGGGGCTATGGCAAAGAAGCAAGAGCCTGTCGAGAAGGAGAAAGGGCTTCAGGTAGAGGGCACGGTGGTAGAAACCCTTCCAAACGCGATGTTTCGCGTGCAGATTCAGGAAGGACACATCGTGCTGGCGCACGTCTCCGGCAAAATGCGCATGCATTTCATTAAAATCTTGCCTGGGGACCGTGTGCTGGTAGAGTTGTCACCCTACGACCTGACTCGCGGGCGGATTATCTATCGCTACAAATAGCGCGTGGTAGCCCGGTAAGAGAGAAAAACACTTGCCGAAAGGGGGATACTTTCGGTATAATAGGTGTTTGCGTGTCCTTTTGGGCTTTGCATTCGGGCTGAGAAGGGGTTCAGACCATGAAAGTTAGAGCA encodes:
- the rplE gene encoding 50S ribosomal protein L5 → MEWCEAMSETTTQTRYVSRLKEKYYKEVVPQLMQQFGYKSIMQVPRLVKIVINMGVGQGEQDPKQLDGAVRDLAAISGQKPVVTRARKSISNFRIRQGHRIGAKVTLRGDRMYDFLDKLMNIVLPRVRDFQGVSPNSFDGRGNFSMGMREQLVFPEIVYDQVDRIRGMDICIVTTARTDEEARALLKALGMPFRQR
- the fusA gene encoding elongation factor G, whose translation is MKQVGIKAIRNVAFVGHGGSGKTSLTEALLFITGGIDRMGKVEDGNTVSDFDADEVKRKISINASVVPVEWKEHKINIIDAPGYLDFVGDMVGALHVADAAVLVTPAQSAPEVGFDIALEYIEKRGIARAVFISKMDRENADYEARLKELRERFGSRVVPVIVPIGAEAAFEGVIDLISMRAVRGVGAKATESEIPASLQEQVNGYHEWLEESAAEGDDELTLKYLEGEPLSTEEVRRGLKEGIASGKLIPVLCGSASNLNGLTAFLDFIVGEFPSPADMPPVKGTNPQTGQEETRKPDDNEPLAAFVFKTMADPYVGKLTYFRVISGVLRSDSHVWNANKERDERVGQIFFVRGKQQEPTPAVHAGDIGAIAKLQETSTGDTLTDRAKPIILPGIEFPAPVYSVAIRAKSKADEDRLGPALNRLAEEDPTFRYYRDPETGQTVISGMGESHLDVVIERMKRKFGTEVNVEELRIPYRETIRSKAQAQGKHKKQTGGRGQYGDCWIEIEPYPDGEFLFEDRIVGGVIPKQYIPAVEKGVRDAMRRGVLAGYPVVNVKCAVYDGSYHTVDSSDQAFQIAGSLAFQNAAAKANMVLLEPVLKVEIIVPEEFLGDVISDLNGKRGRVMGTESAGPGKQKITALVPQAEMVRYAIDLRSITRGRGRFSTEFSHYDEVPAHIAQQIIERAKKERAEAEK
- the rpsZ gene encoding 30S ribosomal protein S14 type Z, with the translated sequence MAKECLKVKARRPQKFKVREYHRCSICGRPRGYIRKFGLCRICFREMAHRGLLPGVKKASW
- the rpsH gene encoding 30S ribosomal protein S8; this translates as MPVNDPIADMLTRIRNANMALHETVEMDASKIKVEICRILKEEGYIKDYEVIEAKPQNRLRITLKYGAKQGRTRERAITNLRRISKPGLRVYRKAKDLKPVYFGFGTAIVSTSRGIMTDKQARRLGLGGEVLAEVW
- the rplF gene encoding 50S ribosomal protein L6; translation: MSRIGKKPIPIPQGVDVQWEPGRITVSGPLGTLTKTIPTEMTVRREDGFLLVERPSDERNHRALHGLTRTLIANMIEGVSKGYERVLEVVGVGYRAQVDGGKLSLSVGYAQPKVLEPLPGIKFEVGQDVNTRMPLITVKGIDKEVVGQQAALIRRVRPPEPYKGMGIRYRGEQIRRKAGKAGKGGKGGGKGKGK
- the rplR gene encoding 50S ribosomal protein L18, producing the protein MIQHKNVAPRQRGRLLRHARVRKKIRGTAERPRLVVFRSLKYIYAQVIDDEKGHTIAAASSLEPALRNSLPKTDNIEAARAVGRLIAERAIDAGVRHVVFDRGGYKYHGRVKALADAAREGGLEF
- the rpsE gene encoding 30S ribosomal protein S5 yields the protein MARIDADTLNLQERVIRTNRVQKTHKGGRTMSWNALVVVGDGHGHVGAGLGKARAIPDAIRKGVEDAKKRLIEVPIVGTSIPHQVVTSFGASTVILKPAAPGTGVVAGTSMRAILEAAGVKDVLGKCLGSRNPINVAWATIKALQMLKRVEHVAQMRGKQPEQIVPWMRKYLEGKEEGTTDGS
- the rplO gene encoding 50S ribosomal protein L15, which produces MFLHELKPNPGSTHRRKRVGRGIGSGHGKTAGRGTKGQKARDQVPLTFEGGQTPLHRRLPRLKGFKNPTHKEYTIINVALLEERFEAGEVVTPELLLERRIIKKIEKDGLKVLGEGELTKALTVRAHKFSKSAEQKIVAAGGSVEAI
- the secY gene encoding protein translocase subunit SecY, with the protein product MLETLIAAWKLPDLRQRILFVFGAFAVYTVGLHIPVPGIDHAAMERLFAQGGVFGLVDVFSGGALRKFTIFAMGIVPYINASIIMQLLVAAIPQWKELQKEGETGRKEIAKRTRYLTVALAFLQSLGISITLVRSQILTANWWQLIVTATVLTAGTMFLLWLGEQITDKGVGNGVSLIIFASITASLPWQMSKVWESVSLLQAWTSLILLTVVFLGTIVGIVYVTQAQRKIPIQHARRIVGMRQVGGHSSFLPLKIAMAGVIPIIFAISLMLLPMTIVTAIPAVAHAGPGDGFPYYVRMAAQWLAPGDNVFALLMYGIVIVIFTYFYTAVQFDVNDIADNLKKYGSYIPGIRPGKPTADYLDKVVSRITFAGALFLAAVAIIQYITPWITGVSLGTFSLVGGTSLLIVVGVALETMQSIEAQMLMRNYEGFLRE
- the adk gene encoding adenylate kinase, translated to MIWILLGAPGAGKGTQAKRLQGDLGFVQISTGELLREAMKAGTELGKNVEGYIRRGELVPDNLVAEVLQERLAQGDTGNGVILDGFPRTVRQAQMLEEILARHHWRLCGVLYLDASEEVVLHRLGGRRTCPQCGANYHVVTMPPKVDGRCDRCGAELVLRPDDALDAIHKRLEVYREQTEPLVAFYSQRGMLERIDAGGDAEEVYRAVKTAISRRWQQCLANG
- a CDS encoding type I methionyl aminopeptidase, translated to MIIIKSPAEIEKIRAAGRVLARILRTLSESITPGVTTTADLDALAAILVKEAGGRAAFKGYMGYPAHICTSVNHQVVHGLPSNRVLMSGDILSIDMGVELNGYYADAAITVPIGEITPEAQRLLDITRQALYVGIDQAQVGKRIGDIASAIQKFVEKHGYSVVRELVGHGVGRKIHEDPAVPNYGKPGSGPVLREGMTLAIEPMVNQGKPQVECLSDKWTIVTEDGKLSAHFEHTVAITRKGPLILTVE
- the infA gene encoding translation initiation factor IF-1, coding for MAKKQEPVEKEKGLQVEGTVVETLPNAMFRVQIQEGHIVLAHVSGKMRMHFIKILPGDRVLVELSPYDLTRGRIIYRYK